GTACATCTAACGCAGTAAATTCTGTTATTTCAGTTTGGCTATCATCTTTAAATAAAATAGGAGTTGTTATAGTCTCAGTTAAGATGTTCTCTCCTAATATTGAATTGACGAATGATAATTTATCGTGGTCACTAGTTCCCGCTATTAGTAATTGTGTAACATTTAAATCACATAGTTCATGAACGAGTAACGTAAATTGATGACTTAAATCTACATCATTTTTTTCAGCCCATACAGCAATTGTTTCGAATAAATGAGAAACAGTTTCCATATTTACGTTTGTTTCAGCTGTTGAATTAGAAAGTAGGGCTCCCGCACTTTTTACGAGTAATGACTCTAAAGTTGTAGGTGAAACTTCATTCCACGCTAACACTGCAGCAGAGACAAATAGGGCGTCTTTTGCTCTCGTTAAACTAAACCAATTTGTTAATAAATCAGGTACAAGTCCTTGCATTTCATGCATGAAATGCTCACCAGTAATTAATTCAAAGTACGTATCTTGATAACGTTCAACAATTTCATGCCAATCGTCATTGTTGTCTGTTTCAATATGTAAGAATAAATGATTGATTGTTTCAATCCAAGGTAGATGTAATTTTTCATTTTGATAGCTGTTCCAAAGAGTAATAACAAGTTCTTTAAATTGGACTTGATCAATTGCATATAGTGCTTTTAAAGATTCATAGAAATATTCTGGTTTGATTTGTTTCGTAAATCCTTGATTCACATAATTGATTAAAGTATCGAACCAGTGTAATGATTTTGTTCGAATTCCTTCTTGAACGGCAAGTTCGATGGCATTATTCCAATCTTCTTGTTTTTCATAGAATGAGCGAGCAATTGAAGTAATATTTGGATAGTCAGGTTGAAATGCAACAGCCTCACTAATCGTCTTAAATGCTAGACCTAAACGATCTTGCTCGATATAAAGAGAAAGGAGTTGTAGGGAAACTTCCATTGTAAGAGTTGTATCTTCCGTTTGGATAGATTGATACATTTCTTCTGCTTTTGGTAAGAATCCTAGTTCAAAATAAGCATCTGCAATATTTTTGGTTGCCCAAAGTGCAAGCTCGTTATTTACTTTTTCCCATTTAAATATCGCTGCTTCAAAGTCTTTATTTTGGTAATACAATTCGCCTTGAGCAAAACGGATATTAGAAATGTTGGAGAATTCATTTGTAGATTCATTTATATATGCTTCACCAAGTACATCTGATACTGGAGTAGAAGTTTCTTCTGTTAAAAATGTTTTATAGTAAACCTTTTGGATAAATTGATTTTCAATGGTCATGTTCGTTCCCCCTGTATAATTTAGAAAAATGATGTTGTATGTAAAGGGTGCATGTTCTTTTAATAGGTAGAAGTTGCATTATATCGACCAAACTATGTTTTTGCTAGGTATATCATTTTTCCTGAGAGTTAAACCGTTGCGAAAAGTAACTTTCCTTTATTGTAACAAAAAAATAGGCATATGAATTTTTATTTTTTCATCCCGGTGTTTGTAGATAGTAAGATTAGCACTTCAAAAAGAGGTGAATATAAGGGAAGGTGGCGGGAGTCTAGCGCACGATTGATGTGTACTAAAAATGAGCAAGGATGAACAAACCCTCACTGATTGATGGTTCCATTTCTTTCTGCTAAAGGAATGGATAGAAGTAGAGTTCATTATAAAAACAATGTATAGTGAATATGTATACCATGTTTGTCTGAAAGATAGAAAGGGCACAATGTGGAATAACGATCGTGCATAGGATGTGTCTTCCGAATGGAACAACATATTGGCGAGTTGATCGCACATTATGGGTATTTTGGAATTATTATAGCTTTGGCCGGTGGGATTGTTGGATTACCGATACCAGACGAGTTTTTATTGACCTTCGTTGGTTATAACGTTTCAAAAGGAGTTATGTCAGGAACTGCTGCGTTTTTAAGTGGGATGGCTGGTGCGATGTTAGGGATTACATTAAGTTATATACTAGGCTTAAAACTTGGACTTCCTGTTTTAAAAAAATATGGTCCGAAAATTAGAATTAAAGAACATCACATTGAAAAAACACATATTTTATTTGAAAAATATGGCCCATTTCTTTTAATGATTGGTTACTTTATCCCGGGAGTACGTCATTTAACAGCATATTTTGCTGGGATGTCGAATTTAACAATTTGGCGTTTTTGTTTGTACGCTTACGGTGGTGCGCTTATTTGGATCAGTGTTTTTATTGGACTTGGCTGGAAGTTAGGAGAGAAGTGGCGTTTCGTTGAGTATAGTTTACATCATTATGGAATATGGATTTTATCTATTTCAGTAGTTGTTACATGTGTCGTATGGTTTTACATAAAGAAAAACCGCGAGTAGCGGTTTTTTTAGCTGAAGGCAATAAATAGTACACCAGCTGTAATAAAGACAACACCAATACCAGTCATAAAGTTTAACTTTTCGCCGAGTATAATCATGGCGAGAATGATAGAAAATACGACGCTTAGTTTATCGACAGGAGCCACTTGTGAAACTTTCCCTGTTTTGAGGGCAAGAAAATAAAATAGCCATGACGAAGCACCTGCAACTCCACTTAATGTGATAAAGAGCAGTGCTTTTTTATTTAGCAGTACGTCGCCGATATTTTGAAATTTACCTTGTATAATAATAACGCCTACCATAAATAATGCCATAATAATAGAACGAACCGTCGTAGCGACATTGGCATCAATTCCATCTAAACCAATTTTACCGAAAATAGACACAAGGGCAGCAGCAATTGCTGATAATAGTGCGAATAAGAGCCATGAACTCATAGTAAAATTCCTCCAATCTTACATTATTATACATGAAAATCATTCTCATGTATTAATAACGAAATAATCCCCACCTTATATTTTTAATAAGGTGGGGATTATTATACTACTCTGCAATTTCCTCATATAAAAAGTACGTTACATTATAAATATGTTCTACTTCATCATCTGTCATAAATAATAATTCGTCACGTTCAATCCCTTTTTTCTTTTCGATAAACTCAATCATGTTTTTGCGTTCTTCTCTTTTCATCAATTTTATTTCTCCTCTCAATCTGTTTTAATACAGTTTATTTAAGTTACTGCTATTATATAACAGAATCTTTAGAAAGTTCCACCTATTTTATTGTTTTTTTAGAAGAACTTTTCGACAAAACAAGCCCACCTAAAGGGGGCTTGTTTTATTTTATAGTCGTAAAAACTCGGGCTCAGTCGTACCGGCACCATCGATGTAATAAATTGTATCGGGATTGATTTTAATTAGTACATAATTGGGATCTTCAGGACGGAGTAACCAGCGTTTTAGGCTATTATTCCAAAACTTGTTTTTTAATGTGGAGTCTTCCTCGATGGAGGCTAAGCCTTCTACTTCGATATAATCTTCATCTAATTTTTTTCCTTCACGCCCAAGTAGTACATGTACATTTGGATTGTTTTCGATATCTGTTATCTTTTTGGATTGTCGATCTGTTGCAACATACAGTACAAAATCTTCGTGGAAAAACATCATAAAGGCACTGTGCGGCTTATCATTGCGTACAGTGGATAACACACCGGTTCTTTGGCCTTGAATAATTGTTGTGATTTTTTCTTTTAAGTGCATATTTTTTTACCTCTTTTCTTAATTTACATTTCCTCTATTTAAACAAGATGATTTAAACATCTTTCATACTGTTTTCTTCAATTCAATTTTTTAAACGTAATTGTGATGAAATCGGACAAGTTAGGAGAAGAATAATAATAATAATATCGAGGAGAAATACATACGATGGAAGGATGGAAAGCATGTTTAATAAAATATTTCTTATCGTGGCGCTTATAGGTGTACCACTGTCTGTACTTGGGAAAACACTTCATTGGCCTCAAACAATTATGTTTGCTGTGTATTGTATTACGATTATCGCATTAGCGGGTTTTATGGGGAGAGCGACAGAAAGTTTGGCAATTGTATCTGGTCCTAGAATAGGTGGATTATTAAATGCTACTTTCGGTAATGCTGTTGAACTAATCATTTCAATTTTTGCACTTCAGGCAGGATTAATTGAGGTGGTATTAGCTTCTTTAACGGGTTCTGTACTTGGAAATTTATTATTAGTAGGAGGGCTATCCTTCTTTATAGGAGGGCTTAAATACAAAAGACAAAGTTTTAATGTGTATGATGCAAGGCATAATTCAGCTTTATTAATCTTTGCTGTAGTAGTAGCATTCGTTATTCCAGAGATTTTTTCAATGAAGATGGACGCGGGAAAGACGTATCAATTAAGTATCGGTGTCTCGATTATTATGATTATTATGTACCTTGCTGCATTGTTATTTAAGTTAGTTACGCACCGCGGTGTATATCAACATAAAAGTGATGAAGTAGCTCATGAAGAAGAACCAGAGTGGTCGAAAGGCAAAGCGCTACTCATTTTAGCGATAGCGACAATTGCGGTAGCTTATGTATCAGAGGCGCTTGTGCATACATTTGAGACGGTCGCAAAATCATTTGGTTGGTCAGAGTTATTTATAGGGGTTATTATCGTTGCGATTGTCGGAAATGCGGCGGAACATGCATCTGCAATTATTATGGCTTATAAAAATAAAATAAATATTGCAGTAGAAATTGCAGTAGGTTCTACATTGCAAATTGCTATGTTTGTTGCGCCTGTATTAGTACTGCTTTCTATGTTCTTCGCGCAAAGGATGCCTTTAGTATTTACAATACCAGAACTTGTTTCTATGATTACAGCTGTTTTCTTAACGATTGCGATTTCAAATGATGGAGATACAAACTGGTTTGAAGGCGGCACTTTATTAGCAGCGTATGTCATTATGGGAATTGGTTTTTATTTATTATGAAAAATAGGCATAACAATTGTGCCCAGAGAAAACAATAAACGAAGTAGTATATATACCTTTACGTAGGAAGGAGCCAGACAGGTGAAACGAGTATACAGCATATGTCTTTCAACTATGGTCTCGTTTATTCTATTATTTCCTAACATGAGTTTTGCAAAGACAACGGTAGAAACAAAAATGCCTTCATCTGTTTTAAATATTTCTAAAGACAATACGTTTCCAAACGATGCACAAGATTTACCGCGTTTGCAGCCGAGTAAGTTTGCTCAAGAACTATTGAAAACAGCAAATATTAAAATTGAAAACCCAGACTTAATTCGAATGTTTAATGAAACGACAATTTCGAATGCGCCGCTTGCGGTAGGGTACCGAGCGAAGATTTATTTAGGTCAATGGGCTTTGCACTATGAATCGATTGATACATCGATTAATTGGGAATATAAACAAGTAAATCGCAATGTGTATGATAATCGAGGGGGAGATCGCCTATATCCGCTACGCTATAAGCAAGAAACGCAAAAGACGGTTGAAGGTGATTTAACAGCAGATATGAAAGATGCTACAGATGTGAAAAAAATGATGCTTCTCAAAGCACTTGAAAAAGTACAATTACCACTTTCATTTAAAACGACCATTGGTTATGGTACTGGACATGAGAGAGTGTATAATATTAGCCCGAGTCAACTCGGATATTTATACGCTTATACACCAGCGGTAAATGAAAAAGGAAAAGTGACATTTGGAGAAGTATACCTTGTATTAAAGGGAAATCAAAAAAGGCTTGTTGTAAAAAATATTACCTCTCAAGGAATTGGAGCTGCTATTCCAATTCATGATCATTTGTATTTTAAATTCATTTCTTCTTCTCACTCACAATAACATGAAAAACGTCAGCTTATAAGCTGACGTTTTTTTATAATGTAATGTTTGCCGTTTTTGATAAGAAATCTTCTGTCGGATAGTAGCTGTTTTTTACAAGAACATTCGGTCCAAGACATTTTACTGTAGGACAGTGACAGCTTAATGATTTTGCTGTTTTTGAAGCGCTCCATTTTTCATACGCTTCTTGTAACGTATTTGTTTGTATGTTTCCTAGAAGTGGAACATCACCAAAGTCCGTTACAATAATATTTCCATCGAAAATATTTACATTTAAACGAGAACGGCCATCTGGATCATTACGAACTGTGACATTTTTGCTCTCTTGTAATTTTCTAAATGTGGCAATGTCTCGCTCGTCATCGCTACAAGCATAGAAAGGTAAAGTTCCAAATAACATCCATACATTTTCATCACGAATTTCTAGTAAATGCTCAATTGCATCGCGAATTTCAGCTTTTGTTAAAATTTCTAGATTGCTCGCGAAGTCACTTGGGTACATTGGGTGAACCTCATGACGTTTACAACCCATTTCGTCAACGATTTGACGATGGATATGTTCAATGTGTGGTAGAGTTCGTTTATTCAGCATCGTTTCGGCTGATACGAGTACACCTGCATCTGATAGAGCTTTACTATTTGTAATCATTCGTTCAAATAACTTTGCACGTTGTTCATACGTAGGTTTACGCTCCATCATTGCAAATCCGCCTTCGACGAAGTCATCAATTGTTCCCCAGTTATGAGATATATGCAGTACGTCTAAATAAGGAATAATTTGCTCGTAACGTGCTAAATCTATAGTTAAGTTTGAGTTGATTTGAGTGCGAACGCCTCGTTCATGGGCATATTTTAAGAGTGGTGTTACATAGTTGTCGACGGATTTTTTTGAAAGCATAGGTTCTCCGCCAGTAATACTTAAAGAACGTAAATGAGGAATCTCATCTAATCGTTTTAATAAAAGATCCATCGGAAGCGGATTCGGGTCTTTCGGCTGTAACGTGTAACCAACAGCGCAATGCTCACAGCGCATATTGCATAACGTCGTCGTTGTAAACTCAACATTTGTTAATAGTAGTTTGCCGTACTCTTCAAGGTCCATATACGCTTCCCATGGATCGTAAGAAGGAGTAATCGGCTTCATTTTTTGTGATATCGTCATATGAAATACTCCTTTGACTATTGAAATAACAATTTGTCCATTCTCTATAATAGAAGAATATGTACTTTTTATAAAGTGAAACTTTTTAGAGGAGAAAGAGAGAGGGCTTACATTATAGCGAATAACCGTGACAAAATTGATGAAATTACATACCCATTGTAATCATTTTTGCGGTATAATAAAAGCAACTCGAATTAAAAGGAGAGTGCCTTCATGGGAAAAGCAATTCAAGATAAAGATACACAATTAGTATATTTAAAAGAACGTTTAAATATGTTCATTGAAGTAATTGATACAATTGAACCTGAAGAAGTAGAGTTAGAAGATGTGGATCGTCTTCTTGCAATGTTAGATGAATTAGAATTAAAATGTGAGCAATTTAAAAAAGACGAATAATATATTAAAAAGGCTGCCAATTCCAATTTGGTAGCCTTTTTCTGTGCGGATAATAGAAGGACGATAGAAAAAGAGGTATAATCAAGTTGTGAAAAATTTCATTTATGTTTTAATAGCGTGAAACAAATAAAAAGCGAAAGAGCATAACAATGGAATTTTCAGCTCATAACGTTTTGGTAGCGTTCACAATTGAGGGGGAAGTAACAATGGAAAAGCTTCAAGAAAGCATGTATCAACTAATTGTTGAAACGTCAACGAACTTACCGAAAGATGTTCGTCGTGCGATTCAACAAGCGAAAGAGCGAGAAAATGCAGGGACTCGCTCTGCGATGGCACTTGGCACAATTACAAATAATATTAAAATGGCTGATGATAACATCTCACCAATTTGCCAAGATACAGGGATGCCAACGTTTAAAATTTATACACCAGTTGGTGTGAATCAATTAAAGTTGAAGGAAGCTATCTATCATGCGCTTGAGCGGGCGACAAAAGATGGTAAACTTCGTCCAAATTCTGTTGATTCTCTTTTTGGAGACAATAGTGGAAATAATTTAGGACCAGGTACACCGGTAATTAAGTTTGAACAATGGGAAAAAGATTATATTGATGCACGTTTAATTCTAAAGGGTGGTGGCTGTGAGAATAAAAATATTCAGTATAGCTTACCATGTGAATTAGAAGGACTTGGACGCGCAGGCCGTGATTTAGAAGGGATTCGTAAATGCCTTCTTCATGCAGTGTATCAAGCGCAAGGTCAAGGATGTAGTGCAGGTGTAATTGGTGTTGGTATCGGGGGAGACCGCACATCAGGTTACGAATTAGCAAAAAATCAATTATTCCGTACATTAGATGATGTTAATCCAATTCCAGAATTACAACAACTTGAAGAATATGTCTTAGAAAATGCGAATAAGCTTGGCATTGGTACGATGGGATTTGGCGGAGAAACAACTTTACTTGGCTGTAAAATTGGCGTGTATAATCGTCTGCCGGCTAGCTTCTACGTATCTGTGGCGTATAATTGCTGGGCATATCGCCGCCTTGGCGTAACAATTCACCCTGAAACAGGTGAAATTATGGATTGGTTATATCAAGAAGGTGACGATACACTTCAGCAAGAAGCGCAAGAAAAAACAGAGCAACGTGAGATTGTATTACAAGCACCAATTACAGAAGAGCAAATTCGTAAACTTCGCGTTGGTGATGTTGTAACAATTAATGGCATGATGTATACAGGTCGTGACGCAATCCATAAGCATTTAATGGATAACGATTGTCCAGTAGATTTAAATGGACAAGTTATTTATCACTGTGGTCCAGTTGTCGTGAAAGATGAAAATGACAATTGGCAAATTAAAGCGGCAGGTCCAACGACAAGTATTCGTGAAGAACCGTACCAAGGCGATATTATGAAGAAATTCGGTATTCGCGCTGTCATTGGAAAAGGTGGTATGGGTGCGAAAACTTTAGCGGCTTTAGAAGAACACGGCGGTGTATATTTAAACGCAATCGGTGGTGCAGCGCAATATTATGCTGAATGTATTAAAGAAGTGAAAGATGTTGATTTCTTACAATTTGGTATTCCAGAGGCAATGTGGCACTTACGTATTGAAGGGTTTAAAGCAGTTGTAACGATGGATTCTCATGGTAATAGCTTACATGCAGATGTTGATAAAACATCACTTGAAAAATTAGCGAGCTTTAAAGAGCCAGTATTTAAGTAAACAAAAATGCATCTCGAATGATTCGAGATGCATTTTTTTGGTATATATAGAAAAACATGTTCAGCATGAAAGAATGTGCGGCAACAAAAACTACA
This genomic window from Bacillus anthracis str. Vollum contains:
- a CDS encoding DedA family protein, whose protein sequence is MEQHIGELIAHYGYFGIIIALAGGIVGLPIPDEFLLTFVGYNVSKGVMSGTAAFLSGMAGAMLGITLSYILGLKLGLPVLKKYGPKIRIKEHHIEKTHILFEKYGPFLLMIGYFIPGVRHLTAYFAGMSNLTIWRFCLYAYGGALIWISVFIGLGWKLGEKWRFVEYSLHHYGIWILSISVVVTCVVWFYIKKNRE
- a CDS encoding EamA family transporter is translated as MSSWLLFALLSAIAAALVSIFGKIGLDGIDANVATTVRSIIMALFMVGVIIIQGKFQNIGDVLLNKKALLFITLSGVAGASSWLFYFLALKTGKVSQVAPVDKLSVVFSIILAMIILGEKLNFMTGIGVVFITAGVLFIAFS
- a CDS encoding BH0509 family protein, which translates into the protein MKREERKNMIEFIEKKKGIERDELLFMTDDEVEHIYNVTYFLYEEIAE
- a CDS encoding pyridoxamine 5'-phosphate oxidase family protein — protein: MHLKEKITTIIQGQRTGVLSTVRNDKPHSAFMMFFHEDFVLYVATDRQSKKITDIENNPNVHVLLGREGKKLDEDYIEVEGLASIEEDSTLKNKFWNNSLKRWLLRPEDPNYVLIKINPDTIYYIDGAGTTEPEFLRL
- the cax gene encoding calcium/proton exchanger, with protein sequence MFNKIFLIVALIGVPLSVLGKTLHWPQTIMFAVYCITIIALAGFMGRATESLAIVSGPRIGGLLNATFGNAVELIISIFALQAGLIEVVLASLTGSVLGNLLLVGGLSFFIGGLKYKRQSFNVYDARHNSALLIFAVVVAFVIPEIFSMKMDAGKTYQLSIGVSIIMIIMYLAALLFKLVTHRGVYQHKSDEVAHEEEPEWSKGKALLILAIATIAVAYVSEALVHTFETVAKSFGWSELFIGVIIVAIVGNAAEHASAIIMAYKNKINIAVEIAVGSTLQIAMFVAPVLVLLSMFFAQRMPLVFTIPELVSMITAVFLTIAISNDGDTNWFEGGTLLAAYVIMGIGFYLL
- a CDS encoding YfkD famly protein; translated protein: MKRVYSICLSTMVSFILLFPNMSFAKTTVETKMPSSVLNISKDNTFPNDAQDLPRLQPSKFAQELLKTANIKIENPDLIRMFNETTISNAPLAVGYRAKIYLGQWALHYESIDTSINWEYKQVNRNVYDNRGGDRLYPLRYKQETQKTVEGDLTADMKDATDVKKMMLLKALEKVQLPLSFKTTIGYGTGHERVYNISPSQLGYLYAYTPAVNEKGKVTFGEVYLVLKGNQKRLVVKNITSQGIGAAIPIHDHLYFKFISSSHSQ
- the yfkAB gene encoding radical SAM/CxCxxxxC motif protein YfkAB, with amino-acid sequence MTISQKMKPITPSYDPWEAYMDLEEYGKLLLTNVEFTTTTLCNMRCEHCAVGYTLQPKDPNPLPMDLLLKRLDEIPHLRSLSITGGEPMLSKKSVDNYVTPLLKYAHERGVRTQINSNLTIDLARYEQIIPYLDVLHISHNWGTIDDFVEGGFAMMERKPTYEQRAKLFERMITNSKALSDAGVLVSAETMLNKRTLPHIEHIHRQIVDEMGCKRHEVHPMYPSDFASNLEILTKAEIRDAIEHLLEIRDENVWMLFGTLPFYACSDDERDIATFRKLQESKNVTVRNDPDGRSRLNVNIFDGNIIVTDFGDVPLLGNIQTNTLQEAYEKWSASKTAKSLSCHCPTVKCLGPNVLVKNSYYPTEDFLSKTANITL
- a CDS encoding SE1561 family protein, whose translation is MGKAIQDKDTQLVYLKERLNMFIEVIDTIEPEEVELEDVDRLLAMLDELELKCEQFKKDE
- the fumA gene encoding class I fumarate hydratase → MEKLQESMYQLIVETSTNLPKDVRRAIQQAKERENAGTRSAMALGTITNNIKMADDNISPICQDTGMPTFKIYTPVGVNQLKLKEAIYHALERATKDGKLRPNSVDSLFGDNSGNNLGPGTPVIKFEQWEKDYIDARLILKGGGCENKNIQYSLPCELEGLGRAGRDLEGIRKCLLHAVYQAQGQGCSAGVIGVGIGGDRTSGYELAKNQLFRTLDDVNPIPELQQLEEYVLENANKLGIGTMGFGGETTLLGCKIGVYNRLPASFYVSVAYNCWAYRRLGVTIHPETGEIMDWLYQEGDDTLQQEAQEKTEQREIVLQAPITEEQIRKLRVGDVVTINGMMYTGRDAIHKHLMDNDCPVDLNGQVIYHCGPVVVKDENDNWQIKAAGPTTSIREEPYQGDIMKKFGIRAVIGKGGMGAKTLAALEEHGGVYLNAIGGAAQYYAECIKEVKDVDFLQFGIPEAMWHLRIEGFKAVVTMDSHGNSLHADVDKTSLEKLASFKEPVFK